The window GCCGGTTAAGCGAAAAGTTAAGTGGTTGTTTTCAAGAAATTGAACTCCCACTGAATCAATACCCATAAAGTTTTTTTTCAAAACTGTGTCTTGGTCAACCTCATAGCCAGCGTCTGGATTACGCACTGGCCGCTCAGTGATCAGTTCGAACTTGACCGTCTGGCGGGCAAGTCCGTTGAGCTTGCCGTAAACCGCGTCCGGACGTGTGTGCCAGAACCTGGTACCGCCAACATCGGCCAGACGTGAATAGAAGTGATAAACGAGCAGACGGAACACCCCGAACACCCCATCACCGTAGGCGTCGGTATCAGTCACGATTTGTGTTGGCTGCAACTCGGCCTGCTGTGCCAGCACGACCGCGAGCAATACCGTGTTGTAGGAATTGTGCTTGTCCTACAGATACTGGGGATTGCGCGGAGATTTCCGACAAGTTGTGTCGGTTGTGCGTCGGAAGTCGGGTGGATAGGCTCGGGGGGTCGCTGCAAATTCAGCGAACGGGCGTCGCGGCCCGATAACTGATGCATAATCGCCAACCTGACGGCACCTCGGTGCTGTTTGTCTGTGTCATGGCGGCTGTGCGCGGGATACCTTCTTGGAGGTATGCCGATTTCTCAGTTATCGGTCCGCGAACCCGCGTACAGCTGCCACCTCAGATTGCGTCGCGGCAATCGAAGGCAGCTCCACTTTCACCAACTGAGTATTCACCATGAAAAAGCCAACACCCAATCCGCCCGAAAACAACGACACCTCGCCCTACGAATCCCCCGATTCGAAGAAATTCCACGAAGCCGCCGAACGCGCCCTCGACCACTACCTTAAACCCAACGCCCTGACCCTGCGCTTCCACAAACCCAGCACCATGTTCCAGATCGCGCCCGATCAGGACAGCGAAAGCCTGCTGGTCCACGCCTGCGAATCACTGGCCCAAGCCAGCCTCATGACCAGCGACATCGCCGCCTACATCGACCTGCCGCAGCGGCGGACGATCATGGCGATCCAGCAGATCATCATGTTGGCCGAACTGGCGGTAAACCGCGTGCTGGACAACCATGAAATTCCCCAGCCCCCAGCACACATCTAACCCCTAGTGGGAGCGAGCCTGCTCGCGAAGGCGTCAGCCCATCCAGCAGTTATGGTGCCTGACACAGCGATTTCGCGAGCAGGCATGCCCAGGCTTGATCATCATGCCCCTATATAACCCCTCTCAAGAACAACCATCGCAAAAGGGTATAAAAAACTGTCAGATATGACAGTTCACTGTTTTTACCCTTTCTTTCAGACTTCCTTCTCCAACTGAATCACTGAAAGGAAGCACCCATGACAAATCCAAAGGCATCGCCAGCAGTCTTCGCAAATGGCTCTCTCACGATTGAAGTAAAAGGCACCATTGGCGGTACGCCGGTCAATCTGGCCAGTTACACGACAACAGCCACCTCTGTGTCTTTCAACCCGTTGGGTGGGTACGATTTTTCTTTTCAAGAAAACTGGACTTTGTCGAGCAAAAGAACTGTCTCGATCTCACTTCGCAAGCTGCTGACCCCGAATATCTCTGGCTACTCTGAAAGCGTCGTTACCGAACGCGGTATTCAGGTTTATCAGTATGACCTGACATCCGTTTCGGCCATTGCGGTGACCCAACTCAACTCCAACCTTTACCGATACTCGCTCGATGGATTCAAACTATCCGGGAAGGCACTCCACGGTGAAGAAACGCGTGAACTCACGGGTAGCGGGTTCTTTTTGCTGCAGGAACTGACGTGGCCTGTCTGACATACGGATCAGATTTGTAGTCGGGTCAATCCTGCATTTTCTGCCCGGCCAAACGGACACTAACTGGCTCATCTCACTCAATGAAGGACAAAAACATGTCAATTAACGACTTGCAATTGAACAGTGCAAGGAAACCGGGAACTGGCGATCTGACTGCTGCGATTAACAACAACTACATCATCAGCAACTTCGAAGGGCAACCCACTATATTTACCACTAATGGAAAAGAGGTTGCGTTATATGCAACTTACCCGCACTCCTCTACCGTTTCCTTTTGCATACAGCTCAATTTTTCAGCGAACATCAAACAAGGCCGGTATGAATTCCACCCAAACAATCTTCCTGTTCCGCCCTCCTTCTCGTATACAGAAGGTGGACACACCAAAGGCTACAACAGTGATAAAGGCGCCGGTCATCTTGAAATATCAGAATTCGATATAAACGAAGGAACCTTCAAGGCCTCGTTCAATTTTACCTTTACGGATTTCGATACCAATCGCCGACATCAAGTGGTAGGTAATATCGACGTCTCGGACCTCGAACATATTGAAGAGTGACGGATCGCGTCCGTCAGCAAGATTTAAACGCATCCAGTCAGAAAACGGGCGGAAGCCAGCAGACCTAAACCCACGGCTCCAGGACTTGTTTAGCAATCAGGCCGCCATCGCTGGCAAGCCAGCTCCCACAAGAAATTGAGAACACCCCCGCACGCGGCGCATGCCGCCCCACTCAACAGGATGAGCGTTAGCTCGGCTGCAGCTCTTGATCTTGATCCACGGGCGACGTCGGAAGGCTGAGTGGAGGGGTTGATCCGGGGGGGAGCGTAGCGACCGTTTGGCGCAGCCAAACACATCGAGAGGAGGTGCAGCGAAGCAAACCGGAGGCGATGCCCCCCGGATCAATCCCGCAGCGAAGGAACCCCGAGCCCCAGCGAGCGGGCCGCACGCAGGAGCAAGCCTTTTTGGTTACTTTTTCGGCGTCTGGAAAAAGTGACCCGCCGTAAGGGCGGAACCCTAAGCCGCCATCACTCAAAAAACGGATATACACCCCAACCCCAAGAACATGGTCGGCCCAAAGGCCGCCAAGCCCAAAGCGCGAACCCTGTCAAAACCCTGAACATACAAACAGAAACACACCCCCACCATTGAAACCACCACCAGCCTGCCCCATCTAAGACCCATACTCCATTGCGCAGGTGCCCCATGAGCGACCAGCAAGAATTCCCGGAAAACCCAGACGACTACACCGAAACCGAAGCCGAACACATCGAACACACCTCCTCCGGCAAAGGCCTCGCCCTGCCCGGCCAGAACCTGCCGGACAAGGTCTACATCATCCCGATCCACAACCGCCCGTTCTTCCCGGCCCAGGTCCTGCCGGTCATCGTCAACGAAGAACCCTGGGCCGAAACCCTCGAACTGGTCAGCAAATCCGATCACCACTCCCTGGCCCTGTTCTTCATGGACACCCCCCAGGAAGACCCGCGCCACTTCAACACCGACGCCCTGCCGCAATACGGCACCCTGGTCAAAGTCCACCACGCCAGCCGCGAAAACGGCAAACTGCAGTTCGTCGCCCAAGGCCTTAGCCGCGTACGCATCAAAACCTGGCTGAAACACCATCGCCCGCCGTACCTGGTCGAAGTCGAATACCCGCACCAGCCCACCGAGCCGACCGACGAGGTCAAGGCCTACGGCATGGCGCTGATCAACGCGATCAAGGAACTGCTGCCGCTCAACCCGCTGTACAGCGAAGAGCTGAAGAACTACCTCAACCGCTTCAGCCCCAACGACCCATCGCCGCTGACTGACTTCGCCGCCGCCCTGACCTCCGCCACCGGCCCCGAGCTGCAAGAAGTGCTCGACTGCGTGCCGATGCTCAAGCGCATGGAAAAAGTTCTGCCGATGCTGCGCAAGGAAGTCGAAGTCGCGCGCCTGCAAAAAGAGATCTCGGCGGAAGTTAACCGCAAGATCGGCGAGCATCAGCGCGAGTTCTTCCTCAAGGAACAGCTGAAAGTCATCCAGCAGGAACTTGGCCTGACCAAGGACGACCGCAGCGCCGACCTCGAACAGTTCGAACAACGCCTGGAAGGCAAAGTCCTGCCGGCGCAGGTGCAGAAGCGCCTCGAAGAAGAAATGCACAAACTGTCGATCCTTGAAACCGGTTCGCCGGAATACGCGGTCACCCGCAACTACCTCGACTGGGCGACTTCGGTGCCGTGGGGTGTGTATGGCAAGGACAAACTCGACCTCAAGCACGCGCGCAAGGTGCTCGACAAACACCACGCCGGCCTCGACGACATCAAGGACCGCATCCTCGAATTCCTCGCCGTCGGTGCCTATAAAGGTGAGATCAGCGGCTCCATCGTGTTGCTGGTCGGCCCACCGGGCGTGGGTAAAACCAGCGTCGGCAAATCCATCGCCGAGTCTCTCGGCAGGCCGTTCTACCGCTTCAGCCTCGGCGGTATGCGCGACGAAGCCGAGATCAAGGGCCACCGCCGCACCTACATCGGCGCGCAGCCGGGCAAACTGGTGCAGGCGTTGAAAGACGTCGAAGTGATGAACCCGGTGATCATGCTCGACGAGATCGACAAAATGGGCCAGAGCTACCAGGGCGACCCGGCCTCGGCGCTTTTGGAAACCCTCGATCCTGAGCAGAACGTCGAATTCCTCGATCACTACCTAGACCTGCGCATGGACCTGTCGAAAGTGCTGTTCGTCTGCACGGCCAACACCCTCGATTCGATCCCCGGCCCGTTGCTCGACCGGATGGAAGTGATTCGCCTGTCGGGCTACATCACCGAAGAAAAAGTCGCCATCGCCAAGCGTCACCTGTGGCCAAAACTGCTGGAGAAGGCTGGCGTGTCGAAAGGCAGCCTGAGCATCAGCGACAGCGCGCTCAAAGCCTTGATCGACGGTTACGCCCGTGAAGCCGGCGTGCGTCAGCTCGAAAAGCAAATGGGCAAACTGGTGCGCAAAGCGGTGATGAAGCTGATCGACGATCCGAAAGCGGTGATCAAACTCGGGCCGAAAGATCTTGAGGCCTCACTGGGTCATCCGGTGTTCCGCAACGAGCAAGTGTTGTCCGGTACCGGCGTGATTACCGGCCTGGCCTGGACCAGCATGGGCGGCGCGACCCTGCCGATCGAAGCCACGCGAATTCACACACTCAATCGCGGTTTCAAACTTACCGGGCAACTGGGTGACGTAATGAAGGAGTCGGCGGAGATCGCTTACAGCTACGTCAGCTCGCACCTGAAGTCGTTTGGCGGCGATCCGAAGTTCTTCGACGAAGCCTTCGTCCACCTGCACGTGCCGGAAGGTGCCACACCAAAAGACGGCCCAAGCGCCGGCGTGACCATGGCCAGCGCCCTGCTCTCCCTCGCCCGTAATCAGGCGCCGAAAAAAGGTGTGGCGATGACCGGCGAACTGACGCTGACCGGGCATGTACTGCCGATTGGCGGGGTGCGCGAGAAGGTGATTGCGGCAAGAAGACAGAAGATTTTCGAGCTGATTTTGCCGGAGCCGAATCGGGGTAACTTCGAGGAACTGCCGGATTATCTGAAGGAAGGCATTACCGTGCATTTCGCCAAGCGTTTTGCGGATGTGGCGAAGGTGTTGTTCTGAGCAACTAATACGAGAGTAGTTAAAATGGCCAGCGCTCCTTCGCTGGCCATTTTTCGCTTGATTAGTTTCGTTTTCGCAAAATCTTATAACCAAAAAATCTAGCCTACCTGTCAACTCTTACAGTTCCCTCTCCATGAACTTGCCGATAGGTTAACCGCTGTGGCGTTAACCCATTACCGCGCAAAAGGAGTTCGTATCTTGAGTATTCATGAAGGTAGAAAACCGTTTCACTCTGTGCCCGCAATAGGCTTGGTCTTTCGCAAGAATTCCGCGACTGAATACCTGAATGCACACGTCAACGATGATGAGTTTGAGGCGACAGAAATTTTCGCCAGCGCTGGCACCCGGGAAATCATGGCTATTTTCAAGGCCGGTGAAAAATACACCCCGGAAGATCGGTCGTTTGATTTTTACTTTCCCGTCAAGATAGAAACTGGAATCTACCCGCTGGCTGCCGGTCTCGAAATAGCCTTTACCGAATATGTCCCGCAGCAACACTCAACGCATCAATATTTCACTTACTTCGCTCACTCGGGTGATTTGAATATTTTTGTAAATACTCAAAAGACCGTTTACTCAGGTTCATTCAGTGCCAGGTTCAATAACAAGGTAGGTGAAGAGATCAGCGCTAGCGGCACTTTCGGTTTTTTGATTGGGTAATGATTCGAGGAACTACCGAACTTCTTTAAGGACGGCATTACCGTGCATTTCGCCAAACGGGTTGCGGATGTGGCGTAGGTATTTTCTAGAATGGAAGGGCTTTGCAGCTATTCGGATATTTAATACGATCACGTTCTATATCACTCGCCCTTAATTCCAAATCATTCTTACAACCTGTCAACTATTACAGTTTCGTCGCTTACACAATTAGCTGACCATAAAACTCCACCCCTTCATGGAATCATTCACGATGACCGCTAAAACTGTCGTAACAAATACCATCACCGGTACATTTACAGCCAAGATTGAAAAGCAGCCTGACTTCGCGGCCACCCGATTTACCGTCTCCGAAGGGAGTGACCATTTCCATTTTTACGGCACAGAAGGTGATCCCCATCCGCTTAAAAACTATCGAGGGATTTACATAATTGTAAAAAAAGACGTGAGCGGTTTTAAACTCGCCCAATTTGGCTATCTCGACAAGCAGGGTGAAAAACAAAAATTCTATGAGGCAGAAGATGGGACATTTACTTTTGATTTCGATGAGACTAAAAAACACTACAAAATGTCATTCCATGTTGTCGCCCAATACGTAATAGAAAAGGTCGACATTCTCGGCAGCTTCGATCTAACTGTGAGTTAGTCGCCCGTTCACCTTATGGACCTGAATCCAAGCGGTTTGCGGATGTGGCAAAGGTGCTCTTCTGACAATCATGTCGTGCCTGATATACCGCTATCGCTGGCAAGCCAGCTCCCACAATGTTCGTTGGTGATCACAAATCCTGTGTTCAACCGAGAAACCTGTGGGAGCTGGCTTGCCAGCGATGGGGCCCGGACTGACGACGCCAGCCCCGACCGTCACACTTTGTCTCATCTTCAGTTATGCTCGCCGTTCGTCGCCAACGCTGGAGCCGCTGACCTTATGTCCCCCACTCGCCTGTTTCTCCCCCTCGCCCTTGCCTTGCTGGCCGCTTGCGCCACGCAGCCGAAACACAACGTGACCGTGGAAAAACAAAGCGAATGCCCGGTGCGGCTCACCACGGGGCAGAACCTCATCATCATGCTGCCGAGCAACCCGACCACGGGTTATCGCTGGGCCATTCAGGACTCGGCCGGTGGCGTGTTGCGCGCGCTCAGCCCTGAGGTTTACAGCAATCCCGAAGATGCCGGCGTGGTTGGCGCTGCCGGGCTTTCGACCTGGCGCTTCCAGGCCTTCGCCCCCGGCACCGGACGTCTGCGCCTGACCTCGCAACAACCGTGGGCACCCGAGGTGTTGCCGGTGGAAACCTTTGACTGCGCGATTTCGGTGAACTGATCGTGGGTTGGCTGATTCTGGCGCTGATGGGCGCGGTGACGTT of the Pseudomonas sp. Seg1 genome contains:
- a CDS encoding DUF6124 family protein, translated to MKKPTPNPPENNDTSPYESPDSKKFHEAAERALDHYLKPNALTLRFHKPSTMFQIAPDQDSESLLVHACESLAQASLMTSDIAAYIDLPQRRTIMAIQQIIMLAELAVNRVLDNHEIPQPPAHI
- a CDS encoding protease inhibitor I42 family protein, with amino-acid sequence MSPTRLFLPLALALLAACATQPKHNVTVEKQSECPVRLTTGQNLIIMLPSNPTTGYRWAIQDSAGGVLRALSPEVYSNPEDAGVVGAAGLSTWRFQAFAPGTGRLRLTSQQPWAPEVLPVETFDCAISVN
- the lon gene encoding endopeptidase La, which codes for MSDQQEFPENPDDYTETEAEHIEHTSSGKGLALPGQNLPDKVYIIPIHNRPFFPAQVLPVIVNEEPWAETLELVSKSDHHSLALFFMDTPQEDPRHFNTDALPQYGTLVKVHHASRENGKLQFVAQGLSRVRIKTWLKHHRPPYLVEVEYPHQPTEPTDEVKAYGMALINAIKELLPLNPLYSEELKNYLNRFSPNDPSPLTDFAAALTSATGPELQEVLDCVPMLKRMEKVLPMLRKEVEVARLQKEISAEVNRKIGEHQREFFLKEQLKVIQQELGLTKDDRSADLEQFEQRLEGKVLPAQVQKRLEEEMHKLSILETGSPEYAVTRNYLDWATSVPWGVYGKDKLDLKHARKVLDKHHAGLDDIKDRILEFLAVGAYKGEISGSIVLLVGPPGVGKTSVGKSIAESLGRPFYRFSLGGMRDEAEIKGHRRTYIGAQPGKLVQALKDVEVMNPVIMLDEIDKMGQSYQGDPASALLETLDPEQNVEFLDHYLDLRMDLSKVLFVCTANTLDSIPGPLLDRMEVIRLSGYITEEKVAIAKRHLWPKLLEKAGVSKGSLSISDSALKALIDGYAREAGVRQLEKQMGKLVRKAVMKLIDDPKAVIKLGPKDLEASLGHPVFRNEQVLSGTGVITGLAWTSMGGATLPIEATRIHTLNRGFKLTGQLGDVMKESAEIAYSYVSSHLKSFGGDPKFFDEAFVHLHVPEGATPKDGPSAGVTMASALLSLARNQAPKKGVAMTGELTLTGHVLPIGGVREKVIAARRQKIFELILPEPNRGNFEELPDYLKEGITVHFAKRFADVAKVLF